The following coding sequences lie in one Miscanthus floridulus cultivar M001 chromosome 9, ASM1932011v1, whole genome shotgun sequence genomic window:
- the LOC136479992 gene encoding BAG family molecular chaperone regulator 6-like — translation MAYRRFFDYNPYGYAPYNYDSYYQQQPAATRRSTRGIFAGAEPAAAKPAPRARKTRETKTSFSIPVHGPDSDNEPEPELKQKAPGARAKPVAPAMSAKEAVVRMQAAARGFLARKSVRAVREVAHEAEQVRKKMASEAEALVTDPRARVAVGEALMRMLLRLDAVRGARDYRRRVTKRVLVLQDAVDALETKPAPASAPVEDATEADAPEATAVETVEESAAAPELADAVERGGEMESIKTAVDTPTQVEVDEAVAASDPEAKAGEGEERKRKWCRATPMLMSTSRRIRTRRASGRW, via the coding sequence ATGGCATATCGGCGGTTCTTCGACTACAATCCTTACGGCTACGCCCCGTACAACTACGACTCTTACTACCAGCAGCAGCCCGCGGCCACCCGCAGGTCCACCAGGGGCATCTTTGCGGGCGCCGAGCCGGCGGCCGCGAAACCCGCGCCAAGGGCGAGGAAGACGAGGGAGACGAAGACGTCGTTCTCGATCCCAGTCCACGGGCCCGACTCGGATAACGAACCGGAGCCGGAGCTGAAGCAGAAGGCCCCGGGAGCGCGCGCGAAACCGGTGGCGCCGGCGATGTCCGCGAAGGAGGCTGTGGTGAGGATGCAGGCGGCGGCGCGCGGGTTCCTGGCGAGGAAGTCGGTGCGGGCGGTGCGCGAGGTCGCGCACGAGGCGGAGCAAGTCCGGAAGAAGATGGCGTCCGAGGCGGAGGCCCTAGTCACGGACCCCAGGGCGCGCGTCGCCGTGGGCGAGGCGCTGATGAGGATGCTGCTACGGCTCGACGCGGTGCGCGGCGCGCGCGACTACCGGAGGAGGGTCACCAAGCGAGTGCTTGTGCTGCAGGACGCCGTCGACGCGCTCGAGACTAAGCCGGCGCCGGCGTCGGCGCCTGTGGAGGACGCGACAGAGGCCGACGCACCTGAGGCGACGGCCGTCGAGACGGTGGAGGAGAGCGCGGCAGCGCCGGAGTTGGCAGACGCCGTGGAGCGCGGTGGTGAGATGGAGAGCATCAAGACAGCGGTTGACACGCCCACCCAGGTGGAGGTCGACGAAGCAGTAGCCGCCAGCGATCCTGAGGCGAAagcgggagagggagaggagaggaaaaGGAAGTGGTGCCGGGCGACGCCAATGTTGATGTCGACGAGCCGGAGGATTCGGACGCGGAGGGCGAGTGGGAGATGGTGA
- the LOC136479991 gene encoding uncharacterized protein yields MAYRRFFDYNPYGYYYAAPYNYDSYYQQQPAATRRSTRGIFAGAEPAAAKPAPRARKTRETKTSFSIPVHGPDSDNEPEPELKQKAPGARAKPVAPAMSAKEAVVRMQAAARGFLARKSVRAVREVAHEAEQVRKKMASEAEALVTDPRARVAVGEALMRMLLRLDAVRGARDYRRRGQDSWSSPDLPLQE; encoded by the coding sequence ATGGCATATCGGCGGTTCTTCGACTACAATCCGTACGGCTACTACTATGCCGCCCCGTACAACTACGACTCTTACTACCAGCAGCAGCCCGCGGCCACCCGCAGGTCCACCAGGGGCATCTTTGCGGGCGCCGAGCCGGCGGCCGCGAAACCCGCGCCAAGGGCGAGGAAGACGAGGGAGACGAAGACGTCGTTCTCGATCCCAGTCCACGGGCCCGACTCGGATAACGAACCGGAGCCGGAGCTGAAGCAGAAGGCGCCGGGAGCGCGCGCGAAACCGGTGGCGCCGGCGATGTCCGCGAAGGAGGCTGTGGTGAGGATGCAGGCGGCGGCGCGCGGGTTCCTGGCGAGGAAGTCGGTGCGGGCGGTGCGCGAGGTCGCGCACGAGGCGGAGCAAGTCCGGAAGAAGATGGCGTCCGAGGCGGAGGCCCTAGTCACGGACCCCAGGGCGCGCGTCGCCGTCGGCGAGGCGCTGATGAGGATGCTGCTACGGCTCGACGCGGTGCGCGGCGCGCGCGACTACCGGAGGAGGGGTCAAGACTCATGGTCGTCGCCGGATTTGCCGCTACAAGAATAG